In Streptomyces durocortorensis, a genomic segment contains:
- a CDS encoding M23 family metallopeptidase yields the protein MSAHRPTRRNILKSAGGLSAVMALGVSGVPTARAAGIEDTRPDFRLPFPCGVKVELKTYRGHNPDDKKIDMYRYGMPSGSPILASADGFVHENFWSSGGLEIRHGNGWFSLYLHMTGVAQAGTWVKRGDIIGYMGDVGSPGKPHLHYEQLYNPNSDQDADTQHMVHPKLQGQLLIMNPDHPVDMISTNSCGGPVPGGGDLFALSPDRSGVFQYSGQGVAWTKVGGAAGELVAGGAGLFATNPSTGDLFRFSGTPDEWSKVGGPAAQFVVAGDGLYGLSPDRSAVFQWSGSGTLWTKVGGAAGRLCGGGAGLFSTNPSTGDLFRFSGTPDEWSKVGGPAAQFAVTGNHLYGLSPDKSAVLQWSGSGTSWIKVGGAAGELVAGGAGLFSTNPSTGDLFRFSGTPDEWSKVGGPAAQFAVTGDHLYGLSPDRSAVFQWSGSGIEWNKVGGPAHSLAGR from the coding sequence GTGAGCGCGCACCGTCCCACACGCAGGAACATCCTCAAGTCCGCCGGCGGGCTTTCGGCTGTGATGGCCCTGGGCGTCAGTGGAGTCCCCACGGCGCGGGCAGCGGGGATCGAGGACACCCGGCCGGACTTCCGGCTGCCCTTCCCGTGCGGCGTCAAGGTCGAACTGAAGACCTACCGGGGTCACAATCCGGACGACAAGAAGATCGACATGTACCGGTACGGGATGCCGTCGGGGAGCCCCATCCTCGCCTCGGCGGACGGCTTCGTGCACGAGAACTTCTGGTCGTCCGGCGGGCTGGAGATCAGGCACGGCAACGGCTGGTTCAGCCTCTATCTCCACATGACCGGCGTCGCGCAGGCCGGCACCTGGGTCAAACGCGGCGACATCATCGGCTACATGGGGGACGTCGGATCGCCGGGCAAACCGCATCTGCACTACGAGCAGCTCTACAACCCCAACAGCGACCAGGACGCAGACACCCAGCACATGGTCCATCCCAAGCTCCAGGGGCAGTTGCTGATCATGAACCCCGACCACCCGGTGGACATGATCAGTACGAACTCCTGCGGTGGTCCTGTTCCGGGTGGGGGTGACCTGTTCGCGTTGTCGCCGGACCGGTCGGGTGTTTTCCAGTACTCCGGGCAGGGTGTCGCGTGGACGAAGGTCGGTGGTGCTGCGGGTGAGTTGGTCGCGGGTGGGGCGGGGTTGTTCGCGACGAATCCGTCGACGGGTGATCTGTTCAGGTTCAGTGGGACGCCGGACGAGTGGAGCAAGGTCGGTGGTCCGGCGGCGCAGTTCGTGGTCGCGGGCGACGGTCTGTACGGGCTGAGCCCGGACAGGAGCGCTGTTTTCCAGTGGTCGGGTTCGGGGACGTTGTGGACGAAGGTCGGCGGCGCGGCCGGGAGGCTGTGCGGCGGTGGGGCGGGGCTGTTCTCGACGAATCCGTCGACGGGTGATCTGTTCAGGTTCAGTGGGACGCCGGACGAGTGGAGCAAGGTCGGTGGTCCGGCGGCGCAATTCGCGGTCACCGGCAACCATTTGTACGGCTTGAGCCCGGACAAGAGTGCCGTTCTCCAGTGGTCGGGTTCGGGAACGTCGTGGATCAAGGTCGGCGGTGCTGCGGGTGAGTTGGTCGCGGGCGGAGCTGGGCTGTTCTCGACGAATCCGTCGACGGGTGATCTGTTCAGGTTCAGCGGTACGCCGGACGAGTGGAGCAAGGTCGGTGGTCCGGCGGCGCAGTTCGCGGTCACCGGTGATCATCTGTACGGGTTGAGCCCGGACAGGAGTGCCGTTTTCCAGTGGTCGGGATCCGGGATCGAATGGAACAAGGTGGGCGGCCCCGCGCACTCCCTCGCAGGCCGATAG
- a CDS encoding alpha/beta hydrolase → MSEQHRTTRRNLLKAVGGVSAAAALGGAGVVASASSASAATRGAAAGDGFGLHIVDRMEHDPRMWYYRFQTGAIGGWAPAVNVLLPDDYHWSGRTYPVLYLLHGGEQDFISWDRWGIRAATAGKPVIVVMPDGGRAGWYSNPVSTNVGARNWEHFHIGQLIPWIDANFRTYAEFDGRAVSGFSMGGFGALKYAAKYWGHFASVSSHSGPASLRGPVAGVNGAVVHWANASSAAVELGGGTVYGAPLWDEARVSADNPIERLESYRGKRIFMVAGTTPEPTFWDTFNEVGVLETQREFRGFLDRAGIHHESHERDGGHKVDPWFFEQDLNGIIGRLRKA, encoded by the coding sequence TTGAGCGAGCAGCACCGCACCACTCGCAGGAACCTTCTCAAGGCCGTCGGCGGTGTCTCCGCAGCCGCGGCCCTCGGCGGCGCGGGCGTCGTCGCGTCGGCCTCGTCCGCGAGCGCGGCCACCAGGGGCGCCGCCGCCGGTGACGGCTTCGGGCTGCACATCGTGGACCGCATGGAGCACGACCCCCGCATGTGGTACTACCGGTTCCAGACCGGTGCGATCGGCGGCTGGGCCCCTGCCGTCAACGTCCTGCTCCCCGACGACTACCACTGGAGCGGTCGGACCTATCCCGTTCTCTACCTCCTCCACGGTGGTGAGCAGGACTTCATCTCCTGGGACCGCTGGGGCATCCGCGCGGCGACCGCGGGCAAGCCGGTCATCGTGGTGATGCCCGACGGCGGACGCGCGGGCTGGTACTCCAACCCCGTGAGCACCAACGTCGGAGCCCGCAACTGGGAGCACTTCCACATCGGCCAGCTGATCCCGTGGATCGACGCGAACTTCCGGACGTATGCCGAATTCGACGGCCGCGCCGTCTCCGGCTTCTCGATGGGCGGCTTCGGTGCGCTGAAGTACGCGGCCAAGTACTGGGGGCACTTCGCCTCGGTGAGCTCCCACTCCGGCCCGGCCAGCCTGCGCGGTCCCGTCGCCGGAGTCAATGGCGCGGTCGTGCACTGGGCCAACGCCTCGTCCGCGGCCGTCGAACTGGGCGGCGGTACGGTATACGGCGCGCCGCTCTGGGACGAGGCCCGGGTCAGCGCGGACAACCCGATCGAGCGGCTGGAGAGCTACCGGGGCAAGCGGATCTTCATGGTCGCCGGCACCACCCCCGAGCCGACGTTCTGGGACACGTTCAACGAGGTCGGCGTGCTCGAAACCCAGCGGGAGTTCCGCGGCTTCCTCGACAGGGCGGGCATCCATCACGAGTCGCACGAGAGGGACGGCGGCCACAAGGTCGACCCCTGGTTCTTCGAGCAGGACCTCAACGGCATCATCGGCCGCCTCCGCAAGGCGTAG
- a CDS encoding TetR/AcrR family transcriptional regulator, translating to MLGRPQGFHGCFRNRAALLEEMLDTWEREVTEGVIGRIERDGGDARERLGRLFDFVGSGGAVATDAGLELAIREWARRDAGVARRLRRADNRRMDYLRELYGAFCPDEGDVEARCLITFSLRIGDHLIVADNGPRDRAEVLAAVKDRLLS from the coding sequence GTGCTGGGTAGGCCCCAAGGTTTCCACGGCTGTTTCCGTAACCGAGCCGCCCTGCTGGAGGAGATGCTCGATACCTGGGAGCGTGAGGTCACCGAGGGTGTCATCGGGCGGATCGAGCGTGATGGGGGTGACGCCCGTGAGCGGCTCGGGCGTCTCTTCGACTTCGTGGGGTCGGGCGGGGCGGTCGCGACCGACGCCGGGCTGGAGCTGGCTATCCGCGAGTGGGCCCGGCGCGACGCGGGGGTGGCGCGTCGCCTCCGGCGCGCCGACAACCGCCGCATGGACTACCTGCGCGAGCTCTACGGTGCCTTCTGCCCCGACGAGGGCGATGTCGAGGCCCGTTGCCTGATCACCTTCTCGCTGCGCATCGGCGACCACCTCATCGTGGCCGACAACGGCCCGCGCGACCGCGCGGAAGTACTCGCCGCGGTCAAGGACCGGTTGTTGAGCTGA
- a CDS encoding nuclear transport factor 2 family protein: MTTTNTAANATATQVLGDLLQEWQSRFNEPDPERAAALFTEDALFQGLFPEPVTGPESIAGYYRQVPPGTRAIARVLHAYRGGDDWIGGLAQVVFHQHDGDIPVRLSLVAVRGDEGWRIRQYHVSRL; encoded by the coding sequence ATGACCACCACCAACACCGCTGCCAACGCCACCGCCACACAGGTGCTGGGCGACCTGCTCCAGGAGTGGCAGAGCCGGTTCAACGAGCCCGATCCCGAGCGGGCCGCCGCCCTGTTCACCGAGGACGCGCTCTTCCAGGGCCTTTTCCCGGAACCGGTCACCGGACCCGAGAGCATCGCCGGTTACTACCGGCAGGTCCCCCCGGGCACCCGGGCCATCGCCCGCGTCCTGCACGCGTACCGGGGCGGGGACGACTGGATCGGCGGCCTCGCCCAGGTCGTCTTCCACCAGCACGACGGCGACATACCCGTACGTCTCTCCCTTGTCGCCGTCCGCGGCGACGAGGGCTGGCGCATCCGGCAGTACCACGTCTCGCGCCTCTGA
- a CDS encoding SDR family NAD(P)-dependent oxidoreductase has protein sequence MTISGTTVLITGAGAGIGLATARLAAERGAHVVLTDRNEDAVRQAAETIGGRAEYRVLDVTDPASIDAAVGSLERVDHVFTSAAGITVGPFEELGEDDFRRFFEIKWWGQYRVLKAALPRIPRATGSVTLMSGYLYRKPELGYSAFAAVNGAIEGLVKSLTHELAPLRVNALAPGPVDTHASRMPADEHAAYRESVSRRLPVARPGEADELAHAALFLMENTFTTGITLDIDGGIR, from the coding sequence ATGACCATCAGTGGCACCACCGTGCTCATCACCGGAGCCGGAGCCGGTATCGGCCTGGCCACGGCGCGACTGGCAGCCGAACGCGGCGCCCATGTCGTCCTCACCGACCGCAACGAGGACGCCGTACGCCAGGCGGCCGAGACCATCGGCGGCCGGGCCGAGTACCGCGTGCTGGACGTGACCGATCCCGCCTCCATCGACGCGGCCGTGGGCTCGCTTGAACGCGTGGACCACGTGTTCACCAGCGCGGCGGGAATCACCGTCGGCCCGTTCGAGGAACTCGGCGAGGACGACTTCCGACGCTTCTTCGAGATCAAGTGGTGGGGCCAGTACCGCGTCCTGAAAGCGGCCCTGCCGCGCATCCCGCGGGCGACCGGCTCGGTCACCCTCATGTCCGGCTACCTCTACCGCAAGCCCGAACTCGGCTACTCGGCCTTCGCCGCGGTCAACGGAGCGATCGAGGGCCTGGTGAAGTCCCTCACCCACGAGCTCGCGCCGCTGCGGGTCAACGCCCTGGCCCCCGGCCCGGTGGACACCCACGCGTCCCGGATGCCCGCGGACGAGCACGCCGCCTACCGGGAATCGGTGTCGCGGCGGCTGCCCGTCGCCCGGCCCGGGGAGGCCGACGAACTCGCGCATGCCGCCCTGTTCCTCATGGAGAACACCTTCACCACGGGCATCACCCTCGACATCGACGGAGGCATTCGATGA
- a CDS encoding helix-turn-helix transcriptional regulator has product MCAQGLARYRYAVIKGCMPLAQAPGCLLQLGLVTPPPDDPRLLVPVAPDVALDELLQPLEEDIRRGRQRVQRARSDFSSVQAMYRAAVREARSSVARIDGEGVVMPTLEKAVRSCRSELATIQPLGERNAFDLEDPRLVPRGVTHRTLYPHAAQTNAQLLRHIARVEEAGGHVRTVDQVIGRLLLCDRSSAYLVHSDGSPHAGAVEITHPGIVAFLVCVFEDAWQRGTPVSAPVVRAREPVIMDEVERAVMRLLVSGHTDDAIARRLGVSRRTVAGHVSRISQQLGSRSRAQLGYLIAQAEATHDGAEDLAAP; this is encoded by the coding sequence GTGTGCGCGCAGGGACTGGCCAGGTACCGCTACGCGGTGATCAAGGGCTGTATGCCACTGGCCCAGGCACCCGGGTGCCTGCTACAGCTCGGCCTGGTGACCCCTCCGCCGGACGACCCCAGGCTGCTGGTGCCGGTGGCGCCGGACGTAGCGCTCGATGAGTTGCTGCAACCGCTGGAGGAAGACATCCGGCGCGGCAGGCAGCGCGTGCAGCGGGCCCGTTCCGATTTCTCCTCCGTCCAGGCGATGTACCGGGCGGCGGTCCGCGAGGCCCGTTCGAGCGTGGCCCGGATCGACGGCGAAGGTGTGGTCATGCCCACGCTGGAGAAGGCGGTCCGCTCCTGCCGCAGCGAGCTGGCCACGATCCAGCCGCTGGGCGAGCGCAACGCCTTCGACCTGGAGGACCCCCGGCTGGTCCCGCGGGGGGTGACGCACCGCACGCTGTATCCGCATGCGGCGCAGACGAACGCCCAACTGCTGCGGCACATCGCGCGGGTGGAGGAGGCGGGCGGTCATGTCCGCACCGTGGACCAGGTGATCGGCCGACTCCTGCTGTGTGACCGTTCGAGCGCCTACCTGGTCCACAGCGACGGTTCGCCGCACGCGGGGGCGGTGGAGATCACCCACCCGGGCATCGTGGCCTTCCTCGTCTGCGTGTTCGAGGATGCCTGGCAGCGGGGCACGCCCGTGTCGGCGCCGGTGGTGCGCGCGCGGGAGCCGGTGATCATGGACGAGGTGGAGCGGGCGGTGATGCGGCTCCTCGTGTCCGGTCACACCGACGACGCGATCGCGCGCCGGCTGGGGGTGTCGCGGCGGACCGTGGCCGGTCATGTGTCCCGTATATCCCAGCAGTTGGGATCGCGGTCGCGGGCGCAGCTCGGCTACCTCATCGCCCAGGCGGAGGCCACGCACGACGGGGCGGAGGACCTTGCCGCTCCCTGA
- a CDS encoding amino acid permease codes for MAAPAATRAPHPPQHPPAEHRLKPHLASRHLTMLALGGVIGAGLFVGSGQGLALAGPAVLVSYLLAALIALAIMRMLGELAAALPVSGSFSVYADKALGPWAGFTTGWLYWWITAIAIAVEAVAAAGIVHQWIPALPSWTAALLFMALFTALNTLSVKMFGEAEFWFASLKVAAIIAFIALGVAALAGWLPGTPSPGTAHLTGHGGFAPHGVTGIFAALLAVIFAFGGMEVIAMAAAESANPSLAVSRAVRSAIWRIALFYIGSVAVLAALLPWTSARPGHSPYPQALERLGIPAAGTVTEAVVLIALLSALNANLYGTSRMLHSLALRDDAPAALAPVSPKGSPRRAVVASAAIGFLCIPLEAARPGGVLPVLAEAMGGAMLFMWLTVAVSHLVLRRRLERTQPDLLVLRTPGFPGVTIAVIAVLVAVIAAMAFDPSARGQILASALLACVLAGVGRLRRRG; via the coding sequence GTGGCCGCACCTGCCGCTACCCGCGCACCGCACCCCCCGCAGCACCCTCCCGCCGAGCACCGACTCAAACCCCACCTGGCCTCCCGCCACCTGACCATGCTCGCCCTCGGCGGTGTCATCGGGGCCGGTCTCTTCGTCGGCTCCGGGCAGGGGCTGGCCCTCGCCGGGCCCGCAGTCCTCGTCTCCTACCTGCTCGCCGCGCTCATCGCCCTCGCCATCATGCGGATGCTGGGCGAACTGGCCGCCGCCCTCCCCGTATCGGGGTCCTTCTCCGTATACGCCGACAAGGCGCTGGGGCCCTGGGCCGGGTTCACCACCGGCTGGCTCTACTGGTGGATCACCGCGATCGCCATCGCCGTCGAAGCCGTCGCCGCCGCGGGCATCGTCCACCAGTGGATACCGGCACTGCCCAGCTGGACCGCCGCCCTCCTCTTCATGGCCCTGTTCACCGCGCTGAACACGCTGTCGGTGAAGATGTTCGGTGAGGCGGAGTTCTGGTTCGCGTCCCTCAAGGTCGCCGCCATCATCGCCTTCATCGCGCTCGGCGTCGCCGCCCTGGCGGGCTGGCTGCCCGGTACTCCGTCCCCCGGCACGGCCCATCTCACCGGGCACGGAGGCTTCGCCCCGCACGGCGTCACGGGCATCTTCGCCGCTCTGCTCGCCGTCATCTTCGCCTTCGGCGGCATGGAGGTCATCGCCATGGCCGCCGCCGAGTCCGCCAACCCCTCGCTCGCCGTCTCCCGCGCCGTACGGTCCGCGATCTGGCGTATCGCCCTGTTCTACATCGGCTCGGTCGCCGTCCTGGCCGCCCTGCTGCCCTGGACCTCCGCCCGGCCCGGGCACAGCCCCTACCCGCAGGCCCTGGAACGGCTCGGCATTCCCGCCGCGGGCACGGTCACCGAGGCCGTCGTCCTCATCGCGCTCCTCTCGGCCCTCAACGCCAACCTCTACGGCACCTCCCGGATGCTGCACTCGCTCGCCCTGCGCGACGACGCCCCGGCAGCCCTCGCCCCGGTCAGCCCCAAGGGCTCCCCGCGCCGGGCCGTGGTCGCGTCCGCCGCCATCGGGTTCCTGTGCATCCCGCTGGAAGCGGCCCGGCCCGGAGGCGTACTGCCGGTGCTGGCCGAGGCCATGGGCGGGGCCATGCTGTTCATGTGGCTGACGGTCGCCGTCTCCCACCTGGTCCTGCGCCGCCGCCTCGAACGGACACAGCCCGACCTCCTCGTCCTGCGTACCCCCGGCTTTCCCGGTGTCACCATCGCGGTGATCGCCGTCCTCGTGGCCGTCATCGCGGCCATGGCCTTCGACCCGTCCGCCCGCGGCCAGATCCTCGCCTCCGCCCTGCTCGCCTGCGTTCTCGCCGGAGTCGGCCGTCTGCGCCGACGCGGCTGA
- a CDS encoding MoaF-related domain-containing protein → MRRTANTTRAARALVPALALASAVALAGPAAADAPARTGTTVGAAVEQNRSELPAFAGHSYRLEVDNGVVFHNSYSADGTKLHWEATAGPMKGNSGDQDLAVKKVNDGVYHVNWVEESGMTVSHVMDLNSGNVSVYWTYVNESGDRVGELHTATLTRIA, encoded by the coding sequence ATGCGCAGGACCGCCAACACCACTCGGGCCGCCCGGGCCCTCGTCCCCGCACTCGCCCTCGCCTCCGCCGTCGCCCTCGCGGGACCGGCCGCCGCCGACGCCCCCGCCCGCACCGGCACCACCGTCGGCGCGGCCGTCGAGCAGAACCGCAGCGAGCTGCCCGCCTTCGCCGGACACTCCTACCGCCTGGAGGTCGACAACGGCGTCGTCTTCCACAACAGCTACTCCGCCGACGGCACGAAGCTCCACTGGGAGGCGACCGCGGGCCCGATGAAGGGCAACAGCGGCGACCAGGACCTCGCGGTGAAGAAGGTCAACGACGGTGTCTACCACGTCAACTGGGTCGAGGAGTCCGGCATGACCGTCTCCCACGTCATGGACCTGAACTCCGGGAACGTCTCCGTCTACTGGACGTACGTCAACGAGAGCGGCGACCGGGTCGGCGAGCTGCACACCGCCACCCTCACCCGCATCGCCTGA